A single genomic interval of Lathyrus oleraceus cultivar Zhongwan6 chromosome 7, CAAS_Psat_ZW6_1.0, whole genome shotgun sequence harbors:
- the LOC127101267 gene encoding probable BOI-related E3 ubiquitin-protein ligase 3, translated as MAMLPYSDANRDFSSYGFVELHQSPQYQQQWERHVQALNTLNSPILVTLLKKQERETNQFLRIQNDQTQFMLQYQRELQEGAVRHMEIYSQQILKEKDEEIAKGTKKKHELESILRSLENEKMKLRRMAEENGAMAIGLNNKLEELKNRVKMLVANNDAESCCGENEEAKAEKHVKQESSNIMCCPMCNTNSPGVLFLPCRHISSCKACEDSLQACLICGIAKKGAIEIQSFVSDEY; from the exons ATGGCTATGTTGCCATACTCTGACGCTAATCGTGATTTTTCTTCTTATGGATTTGTCGAGTTACATCAATCaccacaatatcaacaacaatgGGAGAGACATGTTCAAGCTTTAAACACATTAAATTCTCCTATCCTTGTTACTCTATTGAAGAAACAAGAGCGCGAGACAAACCAGTTTCTCAGAATTCAG AATGATCAAACACAATTCATGTTACAATATCAAAGGGAGCTACAGGAGGGTGCAGTTAGACACATGGAAATTTATTCACAACAAATTCTGAAGGAAAAGGATGAAGAAATCGCCAAAGGTACAAAGAAAAAACACGAGTTGGAAAGTATATTAAGGAGCCTCGAGAATGAGAAAATGAAATTGAGGAGAATGGCTGAGGAAAATGGAGCAATGGCGATTGGTCTCAATAACAAGTTGGAAGAGTTAAAGAATAGAGTAAAGATGTTGGTAGCAAATAATGATGCTGAATCATGTTGTGGTGAAAATGAAGAAGCAAAAGCTGAAAAACATGTGAAACAAGAAAGTAGTAATATCATGTGTTGTCCTATGTGTAACACAAATTCTCCTGGTGTCTTGTTTTTGCCATGTAGGCATATATCTTCATGCAAAGCATGTGAAGATTCACTACAAGCTTGTCTCATTTGTGGAATAGCAAAGAAGGGTGCTATTGAAATTCAGAGTTTTGTTTCAGACGAATATTAG
- the LOC127101268 gene encoding GATA transcription factor 7, with protein MEIVEAEALKPSLRTESVFSQTISEEILCLNANNVVVGEDFSVDDLLDFSNGEFQHGSVGKEIYNYEEEEEEHEKNSTTSGSEHDRTEDDGNSNSIMFSGNGESDSIFAGELAVPADDVADLEWVSHFVDDSLPELSLLCPVQARVEPEPRPGPSPSPTKATSHLTLIRRKPRTNKTRRPNCNMWSFNPILCRAKKQRKKPEAQTGGAQVQRRCSHCQVQKTPQWRTGPLGPKTLCNACGVRYKSGRLFPEYRPASSPTFSGNIHSNSHRKVLEMRRRKETETEESVSGLNRNQMASSW; from the exons ATGGAAATTGTGGAGGCGGAAGCGTTGAAACCAAGCTTGAGGACAGAGTCTGTTTTTTCACAAACGATTAGCGAGGAGATTTTGTGTTTGAACGCGAATAACGTTGTTGTCGGTGAAGATTTTTCTGTCGATGACTTGCTTGATTTTTCAAACGGCGAATTTCAACATGGTTCTGTCGGAAAAGAAATTTATAATTACGAGGAGGAAGAAGAAGAACATGAGAAAAACAGCACCACCTCTGGCTCTGAGCATGACCGAACAGAAGACGACGGAAATTCTAATTCCATAATGTTTTCCGGTAACGGCGAGTCTGACTCCATTTTTGCCGGCGAATTAGCAGTTCCG GCTGATGATGTTGCGGATTTGGAATGGGTGTCTCACTTTGTGGATGACTCTTTGCCGGAGCTTTCTCTATTGTGTCCGGTTCAAGCCCGGGTTGAACCGGAACCTAGACCAGGCCCAAGCCCAAGCCCAACCAAAGCTACTTCTCATCTCACTTTAATCCGCAGAAAGCCTAGAACCAACAAGACTAGAAGGCCCAACTGTAACATGTGGTCATTCAACCCTATTCTGTGTAGAGCAAAGAAGCAGAGGAAAAAGCCCGAGGCCCAAACGGGTGGAGCTCAGGTTCAGAGACGGTGCAGCCACTGCCAGGTACAAAAAACGCCACAATGGAGAACCGGTCCGCTTGGACCCAAAACACTATGTAACGCTTGTGGTGTTCGGTATAAGTCCGGTAGGCTTTTCCCGGAGTATAGACCGGCTTCGAGTCCGACGTTTTCCGGAAATATCCACTCGAACAGCCACCGTAAGGTTCTGGAGATGAGGCGGAGGAAGGAGACGGAAACGGAAGAATCGGTATCCGGTCTGAACCGGAATCAAATGGCGTCGAGTTGGTGA